From the Glandiceps talaboti chromosome 10, keGlaTala1.1, whole genome shotgun sequence genome, one window contains:
- the LOC144440873 gene encoding small ribosomal subunit protein uS7 translates to MTENWDEPAVTGPAVAEAPEVQLFGRWSCDDVQVSDISLTDYIAVKEKYAKYLPHSSGRYAVKRFRKAQCPIVERLTNSMMMHGRNNGKKLLTMRIVKHAFEIIHLLTGENPLQVLVNAIINSGPREDSTRIGRAGTVRRQAVDVSPLRRVNQAIWLLCTGARESSFRNIKTIAECLSDELINAAKGSSNSYAIKKKDELERVAKSNR, encoded by the exons ATGACAGAAAACTGGGATGAACCAGCAGTGACTGGCCCTGCAGTAGCTGAAGCACCTGAAGTACAATTGTTTGGAAGATGGAGCTGTGATGATGTCCAAGTCAGCGATATCAGTTTAACT GACTACATCGCAGTCAAAGAAAAATATGCTAAATATCTGCCTCACAGTTCTGGTAGATATGCAGTGAAAAGATTTAGGAAAGCACAGTGTCCCATTGTAGAACGTCTGACCAACTCTATGATGATGCACGGTAGAAACAATGGCAAGAAATTGTTGACCATGAGAATAGTCAAACATGCCTTTGAGATTATCCATCTTCTTACAGGAGAG aacCCTCTTCAAGTTCTAGTAAATGCCATCATTAACAGTGGTCCACGTGAAGATTCTACACGTATTGGTCGTGCTGGTACCGTCAGACGACAGGCTGTAGATGTGTCACCTCTCAGGAGAGTCAACCAG GCTATCTGGTTACTGTGTACTGGTGCCCGTGAGTCATCATTCCGTAACATCAAGACCATTGCTGAGTGTCTGTCAGATGAACTTATCAATGCAGCCAAG GGTTCTTCAAACTCTTATGCCATCAAGAAGAAGGATGAGTTGGAACGTGTTGCTAAATCTAACCgttaa